In Topomyia yanbarensis strain Yona2022 chromosome 2, ASM3024719v1, whole genome shotgun sequence, one DNA window encodes the following:
- the LOC131680094 gene encoding uncharacterized protein LOC131680094 — protein sequence MATGFDLRLPQPLDCANLAKEWPRWKQAFGIYLRANNKMSESEENKIAVFLWLIGPRGVEIFNTLYPEKASADNLFGIGGNDEDAAFGDAVENVVNEQVLTLADVIASFDDYCLPRKNIAMEAFKFNTIAQKERQTFTEFETELRTQIQYCEFKCHQCQTSYSDRMLRDRIIIGIQDKKLQMKLLDGRDDPLTKIVETCKVFEAASENKLILDRKVNSLEIKPVESQLDKGQKEIAVITRKHCFNCGRPFNQNHRRSCPAVNVKCFACGGAGHFSKCCRRKLEKEENNTKQPMKPEPFNKPKSVLTVNWSDAGECPFTDKVSNACVSDPNKNIDLYRINSTGHSGGSSWAWHKLYRVGDIEVRFKLDTGADVNCIPIDVVNKVGVAVQNVNNAHVLDYSSNKIKIHGMVNLTCADPAKGCIHTARFLVVDSNLEPLLGLQSCVDFGLISRLSRVQLPICVPKDKAEFVDKYRDIFEGLRKIRGKCSIVLKENSIPTLFYRKRIPFALHDRIKTELKKMEEQGIIAYVDYPTDWVSNMQVVEKPNGALRICLDPKALNSCIKREHYLIPTQQDLFSRLSGKQVFTVLDLSSGFWQMELDRESFDLTTFMTPFGRYRWTRVPFGLNNAPEMFQRRMVQIFGDISGVEIYFDDMAIAGTDEAEHDDILSQVIQRARENNIKFNMNKLQFRTNRVKFMGNMIGNGEVHPLEKDVKAITEMQRPKNVADVTRFLGLCKYLAKFIPNLSQRTSNLRKLTHSGVAWDWGEIHEQEMTDLLTTISKEPGLAIYDPKKPCTIQTDSSKDGLGCVLLQDHGPVAFASRTLTKSEQRWAQIEKELLAVVFACNRFHFFIYGREFVVQSDHKPLETLIKRNIDDVTPRLQRMILILLKYPGLSLVYTPGKNLLVADCLSRAALPETGEVQEDLEYAVHALVKKACMSQDNFNLYIERLNQDERYLRIIKYVESGWPPYHKLDDLSQLFHKYREELDFENGLLFKDHRLVISTGLQKTICQWLHAPHLGTEKTLSRARVQFFWPGMTNNIKEITTNCLVCEKFRRNNQKEPLVQDPSPEYPFHRVSTDIYEYGGRDWVVSQPVDRVQPESPSCHIRLGINQAPETSSTESSPSSVGSSPVHVNTPTVESPLIASRRIKREPIDPLSEQEVKYHEPRYESCPSPLLEAEPERELLESQGSHATRSGRMIVRPDRFGQWLY from the exons ATGGCGACCGGATTCGACCTTCGACTGCCACAGCCTCTCGACTGCGCGAATTTAGCCAAAGAATGGCCTCGTTGGAAGCAGGCATTCGGAATTTACTTAAGGGCAAACAATAAAATGTCGGAAAGCGAAGAAAATAAAATCGCCGTTTTCCTATGGCTGATTGGACCTCGCGGTGTCGAAATTTTCAACACATTATACCCAGAAAAAGCAAGTGCCGATAATCTTTTTGGTATTGGTGGCAACGATGAAGATGCTGCCTTCGGTGATGCGGTCGAGAATGTAGTGAATGAACAGGTGCTCACACTTGCAGACGTTATCGCCTCGTTCGACGACTATTGCCTTCCACGTAAGAACATTGCGATGGAGGCATTCAAATTCAACACGATCGCACAAAAGGAGAGACAAACATTCACCGAGTTTGAAACGGAACTTCGCACACAGATACAGTACTGTGAGTTCAAATGCCATCAATGTCAAACGTCTTATTCTGATCGCATGCTACGCGATCGGATAATCATTGGCATACAGGATAAGAAACTGCAAATGAAACTGCTTGATGGACGAGATGACCCGCTGACAAAAATCGTTGAAACCTGTAAGGTGTTCGAAGCGGCTTCGGAGAATAAGCTTATACTTGACCGCAAAGTGAATTCGCTAGAAATAAAACCAGTTGAGTCGCAATTGGACAAGGGACAAAAAGAGATAGCTGTCATCACTCGGAAACATTGTTTCAATTGTGGGAGACCGTTCAACCAAAACCATCGTCGTAGCTGCCCAGCTGTTAATGTGAAATGTTTTGCTTGTGGTGGTGCAGGCCATTTCAGTAAATGCTGCCGTCGTAAGCTGGAAAAGGAGGAAAACAATACGAAGCAACCGATGAAACCCGAACCTTTTAACAAACCGAAGTCAGTGTTAACGGTAAATTGGAGTGACGCAGGTGAGTGTCCTTTCACAGATAAGGTTAGCAATGCATGTGTGAGCGATCCtaacaaaaatattgatttgtATAGAATAAATTCAACTGGTCATAGCGGTGGGAGTTCATGGGCATGGCACAAGCTTTACCGTGTAGGTGACATAGAAGTACGATTCAAACTAGACACCGGCGCTGATGTAAATTGTATACCGATCGATGTTGTTAATAAAGTTGGCGTGGCGGTTCAAAATGTAAACAATGCTCATGTTCTCGATTATAGttctaataaaattaaaattcatgGGATGGTAAATTTGACTTGCGCCGATCCTGCAAAAGGCTGTATTCACACTGCTCGGTTTTTGGTGGTCGATTCTAATCTCGAGCCTTTGTTGGGTCTGCAGTCTTGCGTTGATTTTGGGTTGATCAGTCGCTTGAGCAGGGTTCAGCTACCCATTTGTGTTCCCAAAGATAAAGCCGAATTTGTTGATAAATACCGTGACATTTTTGAGGGGTTAAGAAAAATCCGTGGCAAGTGTTCGATAGTTCTAAAAGAAAATTCCATACCGACGTTATTCTACAGAAAGCGCATTCCTTTTGCTTTACACGACAGAATTAAAACCGAACTGAAAAAAATGGAGGAACAAGGAATTATTGCATACGTTGACTATCCTACTGATTGGGTCAGTAACATGCAAGTGGTGGAAAAACCTAACGGTGCATTACGAATTTGTCTTGATCCGAAAGCATTAAACTCATGCATCAAACGTGAACATTATCTAATCCCTACACAGCAGGATTTGTTTAGTCGTCTCTCGGGTAAACAAGTTTTTACAGTGCTCGACTTAAGTAGTGGTTTTTGGCAAATGGAACTGGACCGAGAAAGTTTTGACTTGACTACATTTATGACTCCATTTGGACGCTATCGCTGGACCCGTGTTCCGTTTGGACTCAACAATGCCCCGGAAATGTTCCAGCGTAGGATGGTGCAGATTTTTGGGGATATTTCGGGTGTGGAGATATACTTCGATGATATGGCTattgctggaactgatgaagctGAACATGACGATATTTTATCGCAAGTTATTCAACGTGCTCGggaaaataacataaaattcaaCATGAATAAGTTGCAGTTTCGTACGAATCGTGTTAAATTTATGGGAAACATGATTGGCAATGGGGAAGTACATCCTTTGGAGAAAGATGTGAAGGCAATCACCGAAATGCAAAGGCCGAAGAATGTTGCGGATGTTACACGATTCCTGGGTCTATGCAAGTATTTAGCTAAATTCATTCCGAATCTTTCCCAGCGAACATCGAATCTCCGTAAGCTGACTCATAGTGGCGTTGCGTGGGATTGGGGTGAAATACACGAACAAGAGATGACTGATCTTTTGACGACGATTTCCAAAGAACCAGGTCTGGCTATTTACGATCCAAAAAAACCATGCACTATTCAGACAGATAGTTCAAAAGATGGCTTGGGTTGTGTCTTACTGCAAGATCATGGTCCTGTAGCGTTTGCATCGAGAACGTTAACCAAGAGTGAGCAGCGATGGGCCCAAATTGAGAAAGAATTACTGGCGGTAGTATTCGCGTGCAATAGGTTTCATTTCTTCATTTACGGTCGAGAGTTTGTGGTTCAGTCAGATCATAAACCGCTTGAAACTTTGATCAAAAGAAATATTGATGATGTAACGCCTCGTCTTCAGCGCATGATTCTAATACTGCTCAAATATCCCGGGCTGTCTCTGGTGTATACTCCGGGTAAGAATTTGTTGGTAGCCGATTGTCTCTCGAGAGCTGCTCTTCCGGAAACGGGTGAAGTTCAAGAAGATCTAGAGTATGCTGTTCATGCTCTTGTTAAAAAGGCTTGTATGTCCCAGGACAACTTCAACTTGTACATAGAAAGACTGAATCAAGATGAACGTTATTTGCGCATTATTAAATACGTTGAAAGTGGATGGCCGCCATACCACAAACTGGACGATTTGAGCCAGCTGTTCCATAAGTATCGTGAAgagcttgattttgaaaatggGCTTCTCTTCAAAGATCACCGCTTGGTAATTTCTACAGGACTGCAGAAAACTATATGTCAGTGGCTGCACGCACCGCACTTGGGAACTGAGAAGACTTTATCTCGAGCGAGAGTACAATTTTTTTGGCCTGGAATGACCAATAACATAAAGGAAATAACCACGAACTGTTTGGTATGCGAGAAATTTCGGCGAAACAACCAAAAGGAGCCACTCGTTCAGGATCCATCGCCTGAATATCCATTCCATCGTGTTTCGACGGACATCTATGAATATGGTGGTCGTGACTG GGTTGTAAGTCAACCTGTTGACAGAGTTCAACCTGAAAGTCCGTCCTGTCACATTCGTCTCGGTATAAATCAAGCGCCAGAAACGTCGTCTACTGAAAGTAGTCCATCAAGTGTAGGTTCGTCCCCTGTGCATGTAAATACACCTACGGTTGAAAGTCCTCTTATAGCTTCACGGCGGATTAAGCGTGAACCCATTGATCCATTGTCGGAACAGGAAGTGAAATATCATGAACCCCGCTACGAAAGCTGTCCCTCGCCTTTGCTTGAAGCTGAACCTGAGCGTGAATTGCTCGAATCACAAGGCTCACATGCAACCCGTAGTGGTCGCATGATTGTTAGACCAGATCGTTTTGGACAATGGCTATACTAA